Within Bactrocera oleae isolate idBacOlea1 chromosome 6, idBacOlea1, whole genome shotgun sequence, the genomic segment ttttaatacttttaatatttatggaTTCAGTAAACTAACATAAGTATTTCAAAGATTTATTTCGGTCCAATTGAAAAATGGACagatataaaaaaagataaataataaaaatagcaacagCTGATGTTCACAGCGTAAAAGATGAGAGTTGCCCAACATTTTGTTTCGCTTCGCTTTGCTTcgatttgaaaatgttttgtttGAACGTACTCGTACAGCGAATTTATTTGGAAAGGCAAAAGTCTGAAGCAAAGCGAAGCCCCAATTGTATTTACTAGCTTTAAAGGTAAATAAAACACGCTAACAATAAATGTGATGTACAATAGTGTTTAAGTATTTACGGAGAAAACAATGGAGGTGAAGTTAATTGAGGCCGTTAAAGTCCATCCGTGCCTGTATGATAGGAGCTCGACAGACTTTCGCAACCAAATGTTGAAGGAGGAAGCATGGGAGGCAGTAGCGATTTCAACAGGAGCCTCAGGtttgtgtttgttatttttccaGTGCcagtaaaataattattcacTTTCCGTTACTTAAATAGTGGAACAGTGCAAGCAGCGATGGAAATCACTACGCGATAGATTTGTGCGGGAAGTGGCGTCGCAGCAATCGAAGTCGGAGACTACTGCGGAGGAAAAGAATGAGTGGTGCTACTTCGAGTTAATgcgttttttaaaaaaacaccTTAAACCTAGAAAGTTagtaacaaatttatttgtaatttaactTTTAATACGTTAATGATATTTAACTCTTATTTATAGAATGAAATCATATACACAAGCGTGCATCGATGACGAGCCAATCTCCATTTACTCACCTGCAATAACACAGAGCGACTCATGTCAAACAACCGACTGCGATTGGATAGAATTTCTGCAGGACAGGAGTGTGTTAAATGATAGCCAAAGCAGCAATAAGTCACCTAAATCAAAAAAAGGATCAAAACGCCAGCGGCTGAGCGAAGAGGCGCAGGAACCTTGCAGTCAGCCTGCTAAGGTGAAGCGCAAAAATAAGGTATTTTCAGTCATGCTTGACGAACTTCTGCAGAAAAAATCCGAACAAGTGCAGGAAAGCAGGAATAATACAAATGAACGTGCCAACTATCTTTGCGGCAGTCTTGAGACGGTGTTTTCAGCAAAAAAGGAGTCAAGAAATAGAGCATTTTTAGCGATGCTGGACGAACTTCTGCAGAAGAAATCAGATGAACTGCAGGAGAAGTTGAAAATGGAAATTCTAAACCATGTATAtaattcttaataattttttatatatgtatttcctttatgtaataaatatttttagatatgtgaaatattaatatattcgtacataagtctatattgtatatatataaggttcatatatgtaaattacaaaaatagtaacacattaatatatccataaaaattatttaatataatacataaacacaataaatttaaaaaaatttatgaaattcaaTTGGTCTAAAGTGGTGACTAATAAAAATAACTCTTGAGATTATCCCTCAAGGCGAACGCACTTTTTGAACATTGTTTGCCTTCATTTGGCCAAGTCTTGTCAGCGGTGTTCCAACTTCCTGTCaccacatatgtatttgttgttgacagtaaaaacttaaaattcaacaaaaatttatcaaGTATGCCACGATTGCAATCATTCAAATgttcagacaaaaaaaaaataatttagaatattatttatcgATTGTACATAGACGCTGCTATTGCACtaactcaacattttttttgccaatttgcggatgttcgaaaatataaaattatttttactatatttgattttctgaattttttttaattgtaaaactttataatttgttataaatCATAGTTAGTACGatagaaacatacatatatagaaaagaCTCACATCAAATGTCAAGTAAATAAGTTAAGTGGGACATGATAAATCATGTGAAACTGTTTGAAAAAAGTTGTTTCGACCTCCGGAAAAAGAAAATTTGGTCTAATCCGGTTCAGAGCATAGTATTCTTGAAAGGTTaagctttgaaaataaataacaaaaatggagtttttagaacttctacattaaaatacatgtatataaccACAATTTGAATTGGTTGGAAATGTATTTTTGAAGCTTAGTTTAATAAATCTCTTgagatgaaaataaaatacgaaaTATTTAATGTCAGAGAGAAGCACAAAAACTCAAAGCGTTCATTTTGACTTAACCTATATTCACCTCACTTCGATGTTACAATTTGAACTATCAAGAAGTGCGAGCAAAGTTTTAAGTTTGTAAATCAGTAAACGTTCAATTATTCTTAAAACCGAAGGGAATTATAAAGTTTGAATTTCACAGTGTTTTACACATTTGGTTTAAAAAGAAAGTATATTTTATCTTGATTACTTTCACAATAGAGAATAGTCTAGACGCCAACTCAACTCTAACGTTGCCTTCTATTCAAGCCGGTTagaatttttgacacaaaactaTTAAACACTTTGATATTCCAACTCAGAACCAAATGAAAAGCTTGCCCAAACATCGACAAACCACTACTACTACTTTAGAACAATGTATACCCGAATGAGCCATTCTGTGGGATGTATTCTCCGTTAGATATCTGTATTAGCAA encodes:
- the LOC106616398 gene encoding uncharacterized protein, translating into MEVKLIEAVKVHPCLYDRSSTDFRNQMLKEEAWEAVAISTGASVEQCKQRWKSLRDRFVREVASQQSKSETTAEEKNEWCYFELMRFLKKHLKPRKMKSYTQACIDDEPISIYSPAITQSDSCQTTDCDWIEFLQDRSVLNDSQSSNKSPKSKKGSKRQRLSEEAQEPCSQPAKVKRKNKVFSVMLDELLQKKSEQVQESRNNTNERANYLCGSLETVFSAKKESRNRAFLAMLDELLQKKSDELQEKLKMEILNHVYNS